From the genome of Prionailurus viverrinus isolate Anna unplaced genomic scaffold, UM_Priviv_1.0 scaffold_55, whole genome shotgun sequence, one region includes:
- the NEXMIF gene encoding neurite extension and migration factor: MDNQQDKAVVASANGENTLINGVKENDSEDQDVAMKSFAALEAAAPIQPIPVVQKETLMYPRGLLPLPSKKPCMQSPPSPLGLIEAPEHAANSASVNAISLTSGVTKGLHTWSLPSECEKAPFAIMEPAGMSALNGDCLMQPSRTCLGCFMESKDAVDPEPGISLKVGDLNKDYETCAVSDIGIQCINAGESMKYGEQLLSDQLLGFPLHKSRAGEKREAEKSDIDLEDPAQKSYYEALLLDKCNTEEALLANSNQDWGYFETFISESKIELLDLCSKNELSVNLFSEEDVDNYMFDDDESTLGSDVCSLKIRYESFQDNVRDKTTLLMQEDAQFNFFPSVFTTCPKRESKSGVLKQNSDLSQFKVPDVNIIWGEEDKNLDKKKVKEEGQEDKGVEKKDEKDNGEKFALNKPCSGTEVGQFKNPKQGHLANSLEASGNFSDDSSFIEVSYDAMGEIKDCSRYMARDTNSGNSSSQQNYGLRAKRKVRYSEDYLYDVDSLEGEKVNERKEWLPGGSKEEDDDEWCPKKRRKVTRKEPPVIIKYIIINRFKGEKNMLVKLGRVDSSETTVNLSENQLNKYAKLAPLKGFWQKKKKQRNSNIDSNKTPLCQKQNFEPGSFEVSFLPPARKRKSKLGNRHRIQRIPSVETSASGKQISFCSDQRQACTRKEDGAMKGTLKSAPLAVPSCANGSRLNDITGPDSVKVKAQDAGFKGPERKVLNKIKFKSEARLKSKKIKAGQESKSVVEMSPLLEDQSSTPNLKNEAIPGTSNSSHLSEFHEAKVAKNSTFLPTTCSSEMPLSSANVATSIPVIPGGYLQTLLDASDLSNNTGISYFAHHSPEQNESSLTQTEKSFVPLQPAQDCVLSSPSETELQQSSQNFKMESNNYGNVWPNKPTSGPQEFMAEVSREIAPTQSNEFGVSQVVSMENNLTSTTYNRICLSSGGSNCNKVLYASVQDTQLPSDDSYQLCHFNNGEICFPFQQGPANMDDDRLFSFDSMAQLSVNSSNYCSLSLKSCEKDGDDDITDDFLAHCSPKLVIQQSIDEITPLKESTDLLDISNFTPDKFRHSSLSEVSPPDTPSLSPQITRCESIKTLGTLKGFQEGVPGPLGNMEKIKWDCSTLSRQVPVDDGFTLNNHQFQFHMFNDEDSVSLLQKTPCLSTFNDPSGQMSTNNKVSKSRKKSSPSKSGALNQSSSQKNTRKKSLKANNKGIEKPPGKTSRQAPKSTKKGKYMAAINGEKMQVGIGRGGGQINNISSTGKTLTECIQHSGPVASMKMPTQKGLSGDWALGKESNPGWSDMNMSTNTNSLLDDDQREFQEPSYILSNIASGMADVQRFMMASIEPLWEPMEHHGDPNIFYSPESNSLKLKTLKILAGTPQESKKKVNSGSPGGTKNHRSIKGVSKSNGKATIGDPGRANMHGYEDSRSAFFDKKCNNLSTLGNNGPTHKKLYRHKSSSKALRDEKCKGKCVEREQVHKDEAGTASFEKLRDSDYNLLKAETAFWVLPVFEEETHIFQKDI; encoded by the exons ATGGATAACCAACAAGATAAGGCTGTTGTTGCCTCAGCCAATGGAGAAAACACTCTGATTAATGGGGTCAAAGAAAATG atTCAGAGGACCAAGATGTGGCAATGAAGTCATTTGCAGCTCTAGAAGCTGCTGCACCAATCCAGCCTATACCAGTGGTTCAAAAAGAGACCCTAATGTATCCCAGGGGtctcctgcctctgccttctAAGAAACCCTGTATGCAGAGCCCCCCATCTCCTTTGGGCCTAATTGAAGCACCTGAGCATGCTGCTAATAGTGCTTCTGTGAATGCCATCTCCCTTACATCTGGTGTTACAAAAGGCCTGCATACATGGTCACTGCCCAGTGAATGTGAGAAAGCTCCATTTGCCATAATGGAGCCTGCAGGCATGTCAGCTCTGAATGGGGACTGCCTCATGCAGCCAAGTCGGACTTGTTTGGGCTGCTTCATGGAATCAAAGGATGCAGTAGATCCTGAGCCAGGGATCAGTCTGAAAGTTGGTGATCTAAATAAGGATTATGAAACCTGTGCAGTCTCTGATATAGGGATTCAGTGTATTAATGCTGGAGAAAGCATGAAATATGGAGAGCAGCTGCTTTCAGACCAGCTCCTAGGCTTCCCCCTGCACAAATCAAGGGCAGGGGAAAAACGAGAAGCTGAGAAATCTGACATCGACTTGGAGGATCCAGCTCAGAAAAGTTATTATGAGGCATTACTGTTAGACAAGTGTAATACAGAAGAGGCTTTGCTGGCAAATTCCAATCAAGATTGGGGTTACTTTGAGACTTTCATTAGTGAGAGTAAGATTGAACTGCTTGACCTCTGTTCCAAAAATGAGCTGTCCGTCAACTTATTCTCGGAAGAAGATGTGGATAACTACATGTTCGATGATGATGAGTCAACACTGGGCAGTGATGTCTGTTCCTTGAAAATTCGATATGAGTCCTTCCAGGACAATGTTCGAGACAAGACCACCCTTCTAATGCAGGAGGATGCCCAATTCAACTTTTTTCCCAGTGTCTTTACTACTTGCCCCAAACGAGAGTCTAAGAGTGGGGTTTTGAAGCAGAACAGCGATCTTTCCCAATTCAAGGTTCCTGATGTGAACATCATCTGGGGGGAGGAGGATAAAAACTTGGACAAGAAGAAAGTCAAAGAAGAGGGACAGGAAGACAAGGGTgtagagaaaaaagatgaaaaggataATGGAGAAAAATTTGCCTTAAATAAACCATGCAGTGGGACTGAAGTAGGGCAATttaagaatccaaagcagggtcatCTTGCTAATTCCTTGGAGGCATCAGGGAATTTCAGTGATGACAGTTCCTTCATTGAGGTCTCTTATGATGCCATGGGGGAGATCAAGGACTGTAGCCGCTATATGGCTCGGGACACTAATTCTGGCAACTCCTCCTCCCAGCAGAACTATGGTCTACGAGCCAAGAGAAAAGTCAGGTACAGTGAAGATTATCTATATGACGTTGACTCACTAGAGGGTGAAAAAGTAAATGAGAGGAAGGAATGGTTGCCAGGTGGTTCCAAAGAGGAAGATGATGATGAATGGTGtcccaaaaagagaagaaaagtaaccCGTAAGGAGCCCCCTGttattatcaaatatatcatcATCAATCGCTTTAAAGGTGAGAAGAACATGCTGGTGAAGTTGGGTAGGGTAGATTCCAGTGAGACAACAGTGAATTTGAGTGAAAATCAGCTCAACAAATATGCCAAGCTTGCCCCCTTGAAGGGCTtctggcaaaagaagaaaaaacagagaaatagcAACATTGACTCCAACAAGACACCCTTAtgccaaaaacaaaactttgaacCAGGTAGCTTTGAGGTGTCATTCCTGCCACCTGCTCGCAAACGAAAATCTAAACTTGGCAACAGGCACAGGATTCAAAGAATCCCATCTGTGGAAACTTCAGCAAGTGGTAAGCAAATTTCATTCTGCAGTGATCAGAGGCAAGCTTGTACTCGTAAAGAAGATGGAGCCATGAAAGGTACACTAAAGTCAGCGCCTCTGGCTGTCCCCAGCTGTGCAAATGGATCACGTCTAAATGACATTACAGGCCCTGACTCAGTGAAAGTCAAAGCCCAAGATGCAGGATTTAAGGGGCCAGAGAGGAAAGTGCTcaacaaaatcaaatttaaaagtgAAGCCAGGTTAAAAtccaagaaaatcaaagctggtcAAGAAAGCAAGTCAGTTGTTGAAATGAGCCCTCTTTTGGAAGATCAATCATCTACACCTAATTTAAAGAATGAAGCTATTCCTGGGACTTCAAACAGTTCTCATCTATCTGAATTTCATGAGGCAAAGGTTGCCAAGAATTCTACTTTCTTACCAACCACCTGCTCTTCTGAAATGCCTCTATCATCTGCTAATGTTGCCACCAGTATACCTGTTATCCCTGGAGGGTATCTGCAGACATTGTTAGATGCTTCTGACTTGTCAAATAATACTGGTATATCATACTTTGCTCACCATTCTCCAGAGCAAAATGAAAGCAGCCTCACtcaaacagaaaaatcatttgtgcCTCTTCAGCCTGCCCAGGACTGTGTGCTTTCCTCACCCTCTGAGACTGAGCTACAGCAGTCATCCCAAAACTTCAAAATGGAATCAAACAACTATGGAAATGTGTGGCCCAACAAACCTACTTCTGGCCCCCAGGAATTCATGGCTGAAGTCTCAAGGGAGATAGCTCCAACACAATCTAATGAATTTGGAGTCTCCCAAGTAGTCTCCATGGAAAATAACCTCACATCTACAACATACAATAGAATCTGCCTCAGTAGTGGTGGCAGTAATTGCAACAAGGTTCTATATGCCTCTGTACAAGACACTCAGCTCCCATCTGATGACTCTTATCAATTATGTCACTTTAATAATGGAGAGATATGCTTTCCTTTCCAGCAGGGCCCAGCCAATATGGATGATGATCGGCTCTTTAGCTTTGATTCAATGGCCCAACTCTCTGTCAACTCAAGCAATTATTGTTCCTTAAGCTTGAAGTCCTGTGAAaaggatggtgatgatgatattACTGATGACTTCCTGGCCCATTGCAGCCCCAAGCTGGTTATCCAGCAGAGCATTGATGAGATAACACCATTAAAGGAGTCCACTGACCTCCTGGATATCTCCAACTTCACTCCTGACAAATTCCGCCACTCTTCTCTCTCAGAAGTGTCCCCACCTGACACCCCCAGTCTTTCCCCTCAAATTACCAGATGTGAGAGTATTAAGACACTAGGAACACTGAAGGGGTTTCAAGAGGGTGTCCCAGGACCATTGGGCAACATGGAGAAAATCAAGTGGGACTGCAGTACCCTTTCACGGCAGGTCCCAGTGGATGATGGATTTACTTTAAATAACCATCAGTTTCAGTTCCATATGTTCAATGATGAGGATTCTGTCAGTCTTCTCCAAAAAACCCCTTGCTTATCAACATTTAATGATCCATCTGGTCAAATGAGTACTAACAACAAAGTgtcaaaatcaagaaagaaaagttcACCCAGCAAGAGTGGGGCTCTGAACCAAAGCTCTTCTCAGAAAAACACCAGGAAAAAATCTCTCAAAGCCAACAACAAAGGAATTGAAAAGCCACCTGGCAAAACCTCCCGCCAGGCCCCTAAGTcaacaaagaaagggaaatacaTGGCTGCAATCAATGGAGAGAAAATGCAAGTTGGCATTGGCCGTGGAGGAGGCCAAATCAACAACATATCCTCCACAGGAAAGACATTGACCGAATGTATCCAACACAGTGGCCCTGTGGCCTCTATGAAGATGCCAACTCAAAAGGGACTTTCTGGAGATTGGGCTCTGGGGAAGGAGAGTAACCCAGGATGGAGCGACATGAACATGAGCACGAACACCAATAGCCTCCTTGATGATGACCAACGGGAATTTCAAGAGCCTTCCTATATCTTGTCTAACATTGCCTCTGGTATGGCAGATGTGCAGAGGTTCATGATGGCCTCCATAGAGCCCCTTTGGGAACCCATGGAACACCATGGAGACCCCAACATATTCTACTCCCCTGAGTCCAAtagtctaaaattaaaaacccttAAAATATTGGCTGGGACACCACAGGAATCTAAGAAAAAGGTCAACAGTGGGTCCCCAGGGGGCACTAAGAATCACAGGTCCATCAAGGGTGTGAGTAAAAGCAATGGGAAAGCAACAATAGGTGATCCTGGTCGTGCAAACATGCATGGTTATGAGGACTCTCGCTCTGCCTTCTTTGATAAAAAGTGTAATAACCTGAGCACTTTAGGCAATAATGGACCGACACACAAAAAGTTATATCGTCACAAATCCAGCTCCAAGGCCCTGAGAGATGAGAAGTGTAAGGGAAAGTGCGTGGAGCGAGAACAGGTCCACAAGGATGAGGCTGGGACAGCTTCTTTTGAAAAACTGAG GGATTCCGACTACAATCTCCTAAAAGCAGAAACAGCATTTTGGGTTTTACCTGTGTTTGAAGAAGAAACTCACATTTTCCAGAAAGACATTtga